The Luteolibacter sp. Y139 nucleotide sequence TTTTCGATCTTCTATCCCCCGCAGGCATTGGAGGCGGGCGTGCCCTTTAAATTGCTGGCCTTGGCATTGAAGGAAGGCCGCGCGGAGCAAGAGGGCTGGAGGATGCGCAAGGACGGCACCCGTTTCTGGGGTCACGTGCTGATCACACCACTCTTCGACCACAGCGGCGAGCTCCGGGGCTACGCCAAGATCACGCGCGATCTCACCGACCGGCGCCAAGCGGAATCCCTGCGTGAGGCTGGCCGGCGCAAGGACGCGTTTCTCGCCACCCTCGCCCACGAGCTTCGCAATCCACTCGCTCCGATCTTGCCAGGAGTGGACATCATCCTGCGCTCGCCCGGTGACCCGGAGAAGGTTGCGGGCGTGGCATCGATGCTGAAACGACAAGTCGACCAGATGGCCCGCTTGATCGATGATCTGGTCGATATCTCACGGATTACCACGGGCAAGATCGAGCTTCGGAAAGCCCATGTGCCGCTGTCCGAAGTGATGGAGCGTGCACTGGAGGCGATCAAGCCGATGATCGATCGACAGGAACAACAGCTCGAATTGGACATTGGGATTGAGAATCCGGTCGTTGACGCGGACCCTCACCGGTTGGCGCAGATGCTCTCCAACCTGCTTTCGAATGCCGCCAAATATACTCCCTCGAAGGGTCACATTCGCGTGTCGGTGACTCCGGATGCGGACGAGGATGAGATGCTGAAGATCTCCGTGAAGGACGATGGCCGTGGCATCGCGGCCGAGTTCCAACAAGCGATCTTCGAGCTATTCGATCAAGGTGGCAGTGGTCCTGCGGAAGGGCTTGGCATCGGCCTGACACTGGTAAGGTCGCTGGCAGAGATGCACGGCGGTACTGTTTCGGTGGCGAGCGGTGGGGAAGGTCAAGGGAGCGAATTCACACTTTTGCTGCCTATTCTGGTGCCGGGCGAGTCCGCAGCAGGCACCGTTCAAACTACAGCCGCTCAAGCCAATGTATCTGCGGCGCTGCGCGTGGTGGTCGCGGATGACTCCCGGTCTGCCGCGGACATCATGGGCATGTTCTTCCGCATGGAAGGTTTCGAGGCTGCGGTAGCCTACGATGGCGAGGATGCCGTGGCCCAAGCGAAGGTCCTCCACCCGGACCTGGTGGT carries:
- a CDS encoding hybrid sensor histidine kinase/response regulator — protein: MDTTVTSEKAASRDAEPDVGAASWLQSRLIAFDEIVAVVEEYAIFTMTPSGEILDWNTGAERIMGYRPEEVIGQSNDCFFSEVERVGGVPQGILEIATRDGSFTGEGWRSRKDGERFWGHVTITALRSPEGEVQGFLQITRDLTQRRVTMEALRQSEERFRLLVEGVRDYAIFMLDPEGHVMSWNIGARRIKGYEQDEIVGRHFSIFYPPQALEAGVPFKLLALALKEGRAEQEGWRMRKDGTRFWGHVLITPLFDHSGELRGYAKITRDLTDRRQAESLREAGRRKDAFLATLAHELRNPLAPILPGVDIILRSPGDPEKVAGVASMLKRQVDQMARLIDDLVDISRITTGKIELRKAHVPLSEVMERALEAIKPMIDRQEQQLELDIGIENPVVDADPHRLAQMLSNLLSNAAKYTPSKGHIRVSVTPDADEDEMLKISVKDDGRGIAAEFQQAIFELFDQGGSGPAEGLGIGLTLVRSLAEMHGGTVSVASGGEGQGSEFTLLLPILVPGESAAGTVQTTAAQANVSAALRVVVADDSRSAADIMGMFFRMEGFEAAVAYDGEDAVAQAKVLHPDLVVLDLGMPKIDGFEACKRIRKLFPQAVMVALSGWGSREDRRRSSDAGFDEHLVKPVSPDDLRAFLASYFKKSRRAG